A single region of the Methanolacinia paynteri genome encodes:
- the tpiA gene encoding triose-phosphate isomerase, whose product MPEEKPVIMINFKTYNESYGFRAHDIAEAAETVAEESGIEIVICPGFMDIHPMSNHYRLPVFAQHIDGISPGAHTGHILAEAVRAAGATGTLINHSERRLTLADISAAVDAAKRANLKTVVCTNNTATSGAAAALSPDYVAIEPPELIGSGISVATADPEIIENSVNAVKSVNKDVKVLAGAGISSGSCVKRAVELGSDGVLLASGVVKAEDPATVLRDLVSKI is encoded by the coding sequence ATGCCTGAAGAAAAGCCCGTTATAATGATAAACTTCAAGACCTACAACGAGAGTTACGGTTTCAGGGCACATGACATTGCCGAGGCGGCCGAGACCGTAGCGGAAGAAAGCGGCATTGAAATCGTAATCTGTCCCGGATTCATGGATATACACCCGATGTCAAACCATTACCGCCTGCCTGTCTTCGCCCAGCATATAGACGGAATCTCGCCTGGCGCACACACGGGGCATATCCTTGCCGAGGCAGTAAGAGCGGCGGGAGCTACGGGCACGCTTATCAACCACTCGGAGAGAAGACTGACTCTTGCGGATATCTCCGCGGCTGTGGACGCAGCAAAAAGAGCAAATCTAAAGACCGTAGTCTGTACAAACAACACAGCGACGAGCGGAGCGGCGGCGGCACTCTCTCCCGACTACGTGGCTATCGAACCGCCGGAGCTCATCGGCAGCGGAATATCTGTTGCAACGGCAGACCCGGAAATAATCGAAAATTCTGTAAATGCGGTAAAATCAGTCAATAAAGATGTCAAAGTCCTTGCAGGAGCGGGGATCAGTTCGGGCTCGTGTGTCAAAAGAGCAGTCGAACTCGGCTCGGACGGGGTACTGCTCGCATCGGGGGTCGTTAAGGCTGAAGATCCGGCAACGGTCCTGAGAGACCTTGTCTCAAAGATTTAA
- a CDS encoding CBS domain-containing protein: MHIPTPGEIRDKRVKLGLTQTDVAKRSRLSQSMVARIEAGTVDPRVSTLQKIVGVLLDAERSMITAGDLMHQPVICINSEKTLASTIEIMEKHGISQIPVIDEGVPVGCISESAIINAMEEGKINKTKDHLVSDFMEEGFPTVPPSTDIETIVHMLHNSHAILVLEKGKVSGVITKHDLMSMIV, translated from the coding sequence ATGCATATACCCACGCCCGGGGAGATAAGGGACAAAAGGGTGAAACTCGGGCTGACCCAGACCGATGTTGCAAAGCGATCAAGGCTCAGCCAGTCGATGGTCGCACGTATTGAAGCGGGAACCGTAGACCCGAGAGTGAGCACGCTACAGAAGATAGTCGGGGTTCTGCTGGATGCCGAGAGGTCCATGATAACCGCGGGGGATCTCATGCACCAGCCTGTAATATGCATAAACTCAGAGAAGACTCTTGCCTCGACGATAGAGATAATGGAGAAACACGGGATATCCCAGATACCGGTGATCGATGAGGGCGTCCCTGTCGGATGCATATCCGAGTCGGCGATAATCAACGCGATGGAGGAGGGAAAGATCAACAAAACAAAGGATCATCTCGTATCCGATTTCATGGAAGAGGGTTTTCCTACAGTCCCGCCTTCAACCGATATCGAGACTATAGTACATATGCTCCACAACAGTCATGCGATTTTAGTTCTTGAAAAAGGGAAAGTCAGCGGTGTAATAACCAAGCATGACCTTATGTCGATGATTGTCTGA
- a CDS encoding TIGR00296 family protein — translation MELLSEREGMIALCLARKTIEKQIRGGDLECEELSSVFDEKRGVFVTITEKGELRGCIGLPYPMYPLKEGIVEAAISASTSDPRFPPVSPEELDMIRLEVTILTNPERLECLPEERPENIVIGRDGLIIKGFGRSGLLLPQVAKEYNMDPVEFLDHVCMKAGLPTGMWRSGDVEIMTFRGQIFTENK, via the coding sequence ATGGAACTGCTGTCGGAAAGAGAAGGAATGATCGCACTCTGCCTTGCAAGGAAGACGATCGAAAAGCAGATCAGAGGGGGGGATCTTGAATGCGAAGAACTGTCCTCAGTATTCGATGAAAAGAGAGGAGTTTTCGTAACTATCACAGAAAAAGGCGAACTCAGGGGATGTATAGGGCTGCCCTACCCAATGTACCCGCTTAAGGAAGGAATCGTTGAGGCTGCAATTTCCGCCTCGACATCAGACCCAAGATTTCCACCAGTAAGCCCGGAGGAGCTTGACATGATCAGGCTGGAGGTCACGATTCTTACAAACCCGGAAAGGCTCGAATGCCTTCCGGAGGAGAGGCCGGAAAATATCGTGATCGGAAGAGACGGGTTGATTATAAAAGGATTCGGCAGGAGCGGCCTGCTTCTTCCTCAGGTTGCAAAGGAATACAATATGGACCCCGTCGAGTTCCTTGATCATGTCTGCATGAAAGCTGGACTCCCCACAGGAATGTGGAGATCGGGCGATGTGGAGATCATGACTTTCCGGGGACAGATATTCACGGAAAATAAGTGA
- the tgtA gene encoding tRNA guanosine(15) transglycosylase TgtA, with amino-acid sequence IMTDSGAFQQSVYGDVDFSNSETVAFQRAIGSEIIVPMDIASPPDRTHEEAEDELNITMQRIREALQIIDDGHLAAPVQGGIHTDLRKRAGHEVSELNNIFCPIGAVVPLMESYRYKDLVKVVMAAKSTMSPSACVHLFGAGHPSMFALAAAMGCDVFDSAAYALYAREDRYMTPQGSYKLAELNELPCACEVCRTHTAEELKKSEDKERLLALHNMHVTLAEIARIRQAILEGTLWELVDERCRNHPRLYDGYLELLKYKDQLEKSDRITKRRFFYRGKESCMRTEVTAYHRNLSRIDTGDKALILIDGKDGKKTGPDDAGEVLLFKPPFGPYPPELKETFPVGQSEMPENDEDMFRSGCRGLKVLVESNPDTEFTISGGEKFRNIIDDELAELKEKGRFSYV; translated from the coding sequence AATCATGACGGACTCGGGAGCCTTCCAGCAGTCTGTCTACGGCGACGTCGATTTCTCGAACTCCGAAACGGTCGCGTTCCAGAGGGCAATCGGCAGCGAGATCATTGTCCCGATGGATATCGCATCTCCTCCGGACAGGACACACGAAGAGGCCGAAGATGAGCTCAACATTACGATGCAGAGAATAAGAGAGGCCCTCCAGATAATAGACGACGGGCATCTCGCGGCCCCGGTGCAGGGCGGAATCCACACCGATCTCAGGAAGAGGGCAGGACACGAGGTCTCGGAGCTGAACAACATCTTCTGCCCGATCGGCGCAGTCGTTCCGCTCATGGAGTCGTACAGGTACAAAGATCTTGTGAAGGTAGTAATGGCCGCAAAATCGACCATGTCCCCTTCCGCATGTGTCCATCTCTTCGGGGCGGGACACCCTTCGATGTTCGCTCTTGCGGCAGCAATGGGATGCGATGTCTTCGATTCGGCGGCATATGCACTCTACGCCCGCGAAGACAGGTACATGACGCCGCAGGGCAGCTATAAGCTGGCGGAGCTGAACGAACTCCCCTGTGCCTGTGAAGTCTGCCGGACCCATACGGCAGAGGAACTGAAAAAGTCCGAAGACAAAGAGAGGCTGCTCGCCCTTCACAACATGCACGTCACACTTGCCGAGATTGCAAGAATAAGGCAGGCGATACTCGAAGGAACCCTCTGGGAGCTTGTCGACGAGAGATGCAGGAACCACCCGAGGCTCTACGACGGATACCTCGAACTCCTCAAATATAAGGATCAACTGGAAAAATCCGACAGGATCACCAAGAGGCGCTTCTTCTACAGGGGAAAGGAGAGCTGCATGAGGACCGAGGTAACCGCATACCACAGGAACCTGTCACGAATCGATACAGGCGATAAGGCCCTCATACTGATCGACGGAAAAGACGGAAAAAAGACCGGGCCGGATGATGCAGGTGAAGTGCTCCTTTTCAAGCCGCCGTTCGGCCCTTACCCCCCGGAACTAAAGGAGACCTTCCCGGTAGGGCAGAGCGAGATGCCGGAGAACGATGAAGACATGTTCAGGTCGGGTTGCAGGGGACTGAAGGTCCTGGTCGAATCCAACCCGGATACCGAGTTCACGATCTCCGGTGGTGAAAAGTTCAGGAACATAATAGACGATGAACTCGCGGAACTAAAAGAGAAAGGCAGGTTCAGTTATGTTTGA
- the arcS gene encoding archaeosine synthase subunit alpha — MFEVTKREGPARTGVFSEGELTLNTPCVIDTTETFLSLGTMAYSNVPLYADGEFCERFLEQKGEFFISHPTSPESMKAGSGAAVMVPNWHTVITDPRNYVKWIIDMKTRHPPDTMWYAPASALPSNVATLIASGFDLFDYTAVDLKTSQGIFCNPDGEYPAEDYLNGGTCGCEGCLKGDLKLHNRTALESEIAKIILRINGGTIREYLEKQSLNAPNLVSILRFFDREYKFTESSTPVARPIRLYTNSGDSINRPEIKRFMQRVVSRYIPSRTDAAVILPCSARKPYSSSQSHRKYMGAIRDRAHEIILTSPLALVPRELEGVYPAGHYDVPVTGYWDMEERNIIGKVVEDYFTKNRYEQVFVHLDGDAAIITKDALERAGIEPIFTATGNSPTSHDSIRNLEQAMAGLPRKSHNYIRGMLSWQFGVDVDTSGMIIKGRLGNRKVLKKKTQLFSIENETGLYRPTFEGWEHLAGHYAVSIDDFVPQGDILAPGVIGCDPEIRPGDEVFVKGSKAIATGRASMGSEEMIGSKRGVAVKVRKVKKI, encoded by the coding sequence ATGTTTGAGGTTACGAAACGCGAAGGGCCTGCACGGACCGGTGTTTTTTCCGAAGGTGAACTCACACTCAATACACCCTGTGTTATAGACACTACAGAGACCTTCCTGTCTCTCGGAACGATGGCTTATTCCAACGTGCCGCTCTATGCGGACGGTGAATTCTGCGAAAGGTTCCTCGAACAGAAGGGGGAGTTTTTCATATCGCACCCCACATCGCCCGAAAGCATGAAAGCAGGATCAGGTGCGGCCGTGATGGTTCCCAACTGGCATACGGTAATCACGGACCCGCGGAACTACGTAAAATGGATCATCGATATGAAGACCCGGCATCCGCCCGATACGATGTGGTATGCTCCTGCATCCGCACTTCCCTCGAATGTCGCCACACTGATCGCGTCGGGATTCGATCTCTTCGACTATACTGCCGTGGACCTGAAGACATCGCAGGGAATATTCTGCAACCCGGACGGAGAATACCCTGCTGAAGATTACCTGAACGGCGGGACATGCGGGTGCGAAGGCTGCCTCAAAGGTGACCTGAAACTCCATAACAGGACCGCGCTCGAATCAGAGATCGCAAAGATAATCCTCAGGATAAACGGAGGAACAATAAGGGAATACCTGGAGAAGCAGTCGCTGAACGCCCCCAACCTCGTTTCGATCCTCCGGTTCTTCGACCGTGAATATAAATTTACAGAAAGTTCCACACCGGTCGCAAGACCGATCAGGCTCTACACGAATTCCGGCGACTCTATCAACCGCCCGGAGATCAAAAGGTTCATGCAGAGAGTCGTATCGAGATACATTCCTTCAAGAACGGACGCGGCGGTAATACTCCCCTGCTCGGCGAGAAAACCGTACTCATCATCACAGAGCCACAGGAAGTACATGGGTGCAATCCGCGATCGCGCCCACGAGATCATCCTGACATCACCCCTTGCACTAGTTCCCCGCGAACTTGAGGGTGTATATCCTGCAGGACATTACGATGTTCCTGTCACCGGCTACTGGGACATGGAGGAGAGGAATATAATCGGTAAGGTCGTCGAGGATTATTTCACAAAGAACAGGTACGAACAGGTATTTGTTCACCTTGACGGGGATGCCGCGATAATTACAAAGGACGCCCTTGAAAGAGCAGGCATCGAACCGATATTCACGGCTACCGGAAACAGTCCTACATCCCATGATTCGATACGAAATCTTGAACAGGCAATGGCCGGTCTTCCAAGGAAGAGCCATAACTACATCAGGGGCATGCTCTCGTGGCAGTTCGGCGTTGATGTAGATACATCCGGAATGATAATCAAGGGCCGCCTCGGCAACAGGAAAGTCCTGAAGAAGAAGACGCAGCTATTCAGCATAGAAAATGAAACAGGTTTATACCGGCCGACATTTGAAGGCTGGGAGCACCTGGCCGGCCATTATGCCGTCTCGATCGACGACTTCGTCCCCCAGGGAGACATACTTGCGCCCGGAGTCATCGGATGCGACCCTGAAATCAGACCCGGCGACGAAGTCTTTGTGAAAGGATCAAAGGCAATCGCAACAGGAAGAGCCTCGATGGGTTCCGAAGAGATGATAGGATCTAAGAGAGGCGTAGCGGTCAAAGTGCGTAAAGTAAAGAAGATCTAA